From the Falco biarmicus isolate bFalBia1 chromosome 19, bFalBia1.pri, whole genome shotgun sequence genome, one window contains:
- the SENP1 gene encoding LOW QUALITY PROTEIN: sentrin-specific protease 1 (The sequence of the model RefSeq protein was modified relative to this genomic sequence to represent the inferred CDS: deleted 1 base in 1 codon), with protein MRMEARDAARGSHGSAFKAFALPPRAGLREPLSQPDSKFLTNKIGGFTCPAGNASCALNYSPEVPCPESYRVAGEPRAFGSSANGQWRGLVPPLGSVPQKPRVSRGSYLEARKNASGTSNSFVGKSNHHCHASAFPIKPAQSPSWSGPCRRSLHSPKKTPRRFISTAEETVREEEREIYRQLLQMVTGKQFSTSKPSSLFPFHLSRCSNSSKTVVKETPSKNSKLFETHSIAPASSASSVLGAQEQPSHKPPLYSAPTYPSHVFESSNSTAQHQQENLPASNTQSEGLDSVILLKVKDSRTPAPSLPFFQAELWIKELTSVYDSRARDRWRQIEEQKALALQLQSQRLQEQEHSVQDLVDLNLRVPLEKEIPVTVVPEEKEDAKSADSEEEFPEITEEMEKEIKNVFRGGNQDEVLSEAFRLTITRKDIQTLNNLNWLNDEIINFYMNLLMERSKEKGLPAVHAFNTFFFTKLKMAGYQAVKRWTKKVDIFSVDLLLVPIHLGVHWCLAVVDFRKKNITYYDSMGGINSEACRTLLQYLKQESLDKKRKEFDTNGWSLLSKKSQEIPQQMNGSDCGMFACKYADCITKDKPINFTQQHMPYFRKRMAWEILHRKLL; from the exons ATGAGGATGGAGGCCCGGGACGCGGCGCGGGGCAGCCACGGCTCCGCCTTCAAGGCCTTCGCGCTGCCCCCGCGGGCCGGCCTGCGGGAGCCTCTCTCCCAGCCGGACAGCAAG TTTTTAACCAACAAGATCGGTGGTTTCACTTGCCCCGCTGGAAACGCATCCTGCGCTCTTAATTACAGCCCAG AAGTCCCCTGCCCTGAGAGCTACCGGGTGGCGGGGGAGCCTCGAGCCTTTGGCTCCAGCGCCAATGGGCAGTGGAGGGGCTTGGTTCCCCCTCTGGGCTCCGTACCGCAGAAGCCGAGGGTGAGCCGAGGCTCTTACCTTGAAGCTCGCAAGAACGCCAG TGGGACATCCAACAGTTTTGTAGGAAAATCAAACCACCATTGCCATGCATCAGCTTTTCCGATCAAACCTGCTCAGAGTCCTTCCTGGAGCGGTCCGTGTCGCCGCAGCCTGCATAGCCCCAAGAAAACACCCCGGCGGTTCATCAGCACGGCAGAAGAG ACTGTTCGGGAGGAAGAGCGAGAGATCTACAGGCAGTTGCTTCAGATGGTCACGGGAAAACAATTTTCTACGTCGAAGCCCTCTTCCTTATTCCCCTTCCACCT GTCCAGGTGTTCAAATTCCAGCAAAACTGTAGTGAAAGAAACTCCCAGCAAGAACTCAAAGTTGTTTGAAACTCACAGCATCGCACCAGCTAGTTCAGCATCCAGCGTCCTCGGAGCACAGGAGCAGCCGTCACACAAACCACCGCTCTACTCCGCCCCCACTTATCCCTCCCATGTCTTTGAGTCCAGTAACTCCACAGCCCAGCATCAGCAAGAAAATCTACCAGCATCTAACACGCAGTCCGAAG GGTTGGACTCTGTCATTTTGCTCAAGGTAAAGGATTCCAGAACCCCAGCACCAAG CCTCCCGTTCTTCCAGGCAGAACTATGGATCAAAGAACT GACCAGTGTCTACGATTCACGAGCTCGGGACAGGTGGCGGCAAATTGAAGAGCAGAAAGCGCTGGCCTTGCAGCTGCAAAGCCAG CGCTTGCAGGAACAGGAACACTCGGTGCAGGATCTGGTGGATTTAAACCTTCGAGTACCCCTTGAGAAGGAAATCCCTGTCACGGTGGTcccagaggagaaagaggatGCTAAGTCAGCTGACAGTGAAGAGGAGTTCCCTGAAATCACCGAG gaaatggaaaaggaaataaagaacgTATTCCGCGGTGGGAACCAGGATGAGGTGCTCAGTGAAGCTTTTCGGTTAACAATCACTCGGAAAGACATTCAGACCCTCAATAACCTGAACTGGCTCAACGATGAG ataATTAACTTCTACATGAATTTGCTGATGGAACGGAGCAAAGAGAAGGGTTTGCCGGCAGTTCACGCGTTCAATACTTTCTTCTTTACCAAACTAAAAATGGCGGGTTACCAAGCTGTGAAGCGGTGGACGAAGAAAGTGGATATCTTCTCTGTGGATCTGCTCTTGGTGCCGATTCACCTGGGGGTGCACTGGTGCCTGGCC GTTGtagacttcaggaaaaaaaac atcaccTATTATGACTCCATGGGTGGGATAAACAGCGAAGCCTGCAGGACACTGTT GCAATACTTAAAACAGGAGAGTCTTgacaagaagaggaaagagtTCGACACTAATGGTTGGTCGTTGCTGAGTAAGAAGAGTCAG GAGATCCCGCAGCAGATGAACGGCAGCGACTGCGGGATGTTTGCCTGCAAATACGCCGACTGCATTACCAAAGACAAACCCATCAACTTCACCCAG CAACACATGCCCTACTTCCGAAAGCGAATGGCCTGGGAAATCCTGCATCGCAAGCTGCTCTGA
- the PFKM gene encoding LOW QUALITY PROTEIN: ATP-dependent 6-phosphofructokinase, muscle type (The sequence of the model RefSeq protein was modified relative to this genomic sequence to represent the inferred CDS: deleted 2 bases in 2 codons), giving the protein MVAIPELSPEASRLLVSATLSLAAVLLLLTFLPTAPRGGRPPAKKMAQAPPGHRHSESLGLGKAIAVLTSGGDAQGMNAAVRAVVRVGIYTGAKVYFVHEGYQGLVDGGDNIKEATWESVSMMLQLGGTVIGSARCQDFRTREGRLKAARNLVKRGITNLCVIGGDGSLTGADTFRAEWSSLLAELVKVGGITAEEAKKSSYLNIVGMVGSIDNDFCGTDMTIGTDSALHRIIEIVDAITTTAQSHQRTFVLEVMGRHCGYLALITALACGADWVFIPESPPEDDWEDHLCRRLTETRVGGSRLNIIIVAEGAIDKHGKAITSDDIKTLVVKRLGYDTRVTILGHVQRGGTPSAFDRILGSRMGVEAVMALLEGTPDTPACVVSLSGNQAVRLPLMECVQVTKDVTTAMNEGRFEDALKLRGRSFQNNWNVYKLLAHIRPPSTKSGYTLAVLNVGAPAAGMNAAVRSTVRIGLIHGHRMLAVHDGFEGLAYGKVEEFTWERVGSWTGLGGSKLGTKRTLPKKYFEEISTNISNFGIHGLIIIGGFEAFTGSLELMEGRAKYEELCIPLCVIPATVSNNVPGSDFSIGADTALNTITTTCDRIKQSAAGTKRRVFIIETMGGFCGYLATMAGLAGGADAAYIYEEHFNIHDLQVNVEHLTEKMKTTVKRGLVLRNERCNENYTTDFIYNLYSEEGKGIFDCRKNVLGHMQQGGTPTPFDRNFGTKMGAKAVAWITGKIKECSRHGRIFANTADSACLLGMRKRSLVFQPITELKEQTDFEHRIPKEQWWLKLRPILKILAKYNIELDTSEKAHLEHITRKRISLESNI; this is encoded by the exons ATGGTGGCCATCCCCGAGCTCTCCCCCGAGGCCTCCCGGCTCCTCGTCTCGGCCACGCTCTCCCTCGCCgccgtcctcctcctcctcaccttcctccCCACCGCCCCGAGGGGGGGGCGCCCACCAG cCAAGAAGATGGCACAGGCGCCGCCGGGACACAGGCACAGCGAGAGCCTGGGCTTGGGCAAAGCCATCGCCGTCCTCACCTCCGGGGGGGACGCCCAGG gcATGAATGCAGCCGTCCGCGCCGTGGTGCGGGTCGGCATCTACACTGGCGCCAAGGTCTACTTCGTGCATGAG gGCTACCAGGGGCTGGTGGACGGTGGGGACAACATCAAGGAGGCCACATGGGAGAGTGTCTCCatgatgctgcagctg GGGGGCACGGTCATCGGCAGCGCCCGCTGCCAGGATTTCCGGACGCGCGAGGGACGCCTGAAAGCTGCCCGGAACCTGGTGAAACGCGGCATCACCAACCTCTGCGTTATCGGCGGCGACGGCAGCCTCACCGGTGCCGACACCTTCCGCGCCGAGTGGAGCAGCCTCTTGGCCGAGCTGGTCAAAGTGG GGGGGATCACGGCAGAGGAGGCGAAGAAGTCGAGCTACCTGAACATCGTGGGCATGGTGGGCTCCATCGACAACGACTTCTGCGGCACCGACATGACCATCGGCACCGACTCGGCGCTG CACCGCATCATCGAGATTGTGGATGCCATCACCACCACGGCCCAGAG CCACCAACGGACCTTCGTGCTGGAAGTGATGGGTCGCCACTGCGG CTACCTGGCGCTCATCACTGCCCTGGCCTGCGGCGCCGACTGGGTCTTCATCCCTGAGTCCCCCCCTGAGGATGACTGGGAAGACCACTTGTGCCGGAGGCTGACGGAG acacGCGTGGGCGgctccaggctgaacatcaTCATCGTGGCCGAGGGCGCCATCGACAAGCACGGCAAGGCCATCACCTCTGACGACATCAAAACC CTGGTGGTGAAGCGTTTGGGGTATGACACCCGCGTCACCATCCTGGGCCACGTCCAGCGCGGCGGGACC CCCTCCGCCTTCGACCGCATCCTG GGCAGCCGGATGGGCGTTGAAGCCGTCATGGCTCTGCTGGAGGGGACCCCCGACACCCCTGCCTGCGTCGTCAGCCTCTCGGGCAACCAAGCTGTGCGCCTGCCCCTCATGGAGTGTGTCCAGGTG ACCAAAGACGTGACGACAGCGATGAACGAGGGGCGCTTCGAAGATGCCCTGAAGCTGCGAGGCCG GAGTTTCCAGAACAACTGGAACGTGTACAAGCTACTGGCACACATCCGCCCCCCCTCCACCAAG AGCGGCTACACGCTGGCTGTGCTCAACGTGGGCGCCCCGGCCGCCGGCATGAACGCGGCCGTCCGGTCAACCGTGCGGATCGGCCTCATCCACGGGCACCGCATGCTGGCGGTGCACGACGGCTTCGAAGGGCTCGCCTATGGGAAG GTGGAAGAGTTCACCTGGGAGAGGGTCGGCAGCTGGACGGGACTGGGAGGATCCAAACTGGGGACAAAGAG GACCTTGCCCAAGAAATACTTTGAGGAAATCAGCACCAACATCAGCAACTTCGGCATCCACGGGCTGATCATCATCGGCGGCTTCGAG GCTTTCACCGGCAGCCTGGAGCTGATGGAGGGGAGGGCCAAGTACGAGGAGCTCTGCATCCCGCTCTGCGTCATCCCTGCCACCGTCTCCAACAACGTCCCCGGCTCCGATTTCAGCATCGGCGCCGACACCGCGCTCAACACCATCACCACG ACCTGTGACCGCATCAAGCAGTCGGCGGCCGGGACCAAGCGCCGTGTCTTCATCATTGAGACCATGGGCGGCTTCTGCGGCTACTTGGCCAccatggcagggctggcaggcgGTGCCGACGCTGCCTACATCTATGAGGAGCACTTCAACATCCACGACTTGCAG GTCAACGTGGAGCATTTAACTGAGAAGATGAAGACAACGGTGAAGAGGGGGCTGGTGCTGAG GAACGAGCGGTGCAATGAGAACTACACCACCGACTTCATCTACAACCTCTACTCGGAGGAGGGGAAGGGCATCTTCGACTGCCGGAAAAATGTGCTGGGGCACATGCAGCAG GGCGGCACCCCGACCCCCTTCGACAGGAACTTTGGCACCAAAATGGGTGCCAAGGCGGTGGCCTGGATCACCGGGAAGATCAAGGAGTGCTCCCGGCATG GTCGGATCTTCGCCAACACGGCTGACTCTGCTTGTCTGCTGGGCATGCGCAAGCGCAGCCTCGTCTTCCAGCCCATCACCGAGCTCAAGGAGCAGACGGACTTCGA GCACCGCATCCCCAAGGAGCAGTGGTGGCTGAAGCTTCGCCCCATCCTAAAAATCCTGGCCAAGTACAACATCGAGCTGGACACCTCAGAGAAAGCCCACCTGGAGCACATCACGCGCAAGAGGATCTCACTTGAATCCAACATCTAA